AAACACCCGGCGGTGTCACTGGTCGCTTTACTGACGAGGAGACTATCGAAGTCTTCGAGATGGTGATGGCCGGCAAACTCAACACCGAACTGACAACGCTGTTTCGGAACGCTGGCGTCGACGCACTCGGCCTCTCGGGTGTCGACGGTGGCCTGCTGACTGGCCCCCGGAAATCGGCGGTTCGCGTGCTTGAAGACGGCAAAAAGAAGATCAAGCGCGGCGACCACTCCGGCAAGATCACCGACGTTAACGACGACCTACTGGCCGATTTGTTGGCCGATAGCTATACGCCAGTCGTGAGCGTCCCGATGCTTGGCGAGAACAAGGATGGGTCGGTGACCCCGGTCAACGCGGATGCCGACCGCTCGGCGGCAGCGATTGCGGGCGCACTCGGCGGAGAGCTTATTATGTTGACTGACGTGACCGGAATTTACGCAGACCCCGAGGACCCGGAGACGCTGATCGAATCGGCCTCAACAGCCGAGGAGTTGGATGCAGTCAAAACGGCCGCAGAAGGATTTATGACAAAGAAAGTGATGGCAGCGACCGAGGCACTGGAGGGCGGCGCACCAGCAGTGTACGTCGCGGATGCGAACAGCGACAACCCAGTAACCGATGCGCTCGGTGGCACCGGAACGACGATCCACCGGAGTGTGCTGGATGCTGACGAAGACGGGCCAGCGGAGGTCGACCAATGAGCGGCTTCGTCTTCTCGGAGAAGCCAATCGATATCGACCACGGCGAGGGCCCCTTCCTCTACAGTGAAAATGGAACCGAGTACCTCGATTTCGGTGCCAGCTACGCGGTTGCACCGCTGGGTCACAGCCACCCTGACGTGACCGCAGCCATCCAACAGCAGGCCGAGACGCTGACCTACGTCCAAGCGTCGTACCCAGTCGAC
This sequence is a window from Halohasta litchfieldiae. Protein-coding genes within it:
- a CDS encoding acetylglutamate/acetylaminoadipate kinase, whose product is MTGYDTTDSIESAAHRANQLLADGGTRPPVVVKIGGAKAVDPEGAVSDIASLVADGRDVVVVHGGSTAVDETLERMDIEPTYVETPGGVTGRFTDEETIEVFEMVMAGKLNTELTTLFRNAGVDALGLSGVDGGLLTGPRKSAVRVLEDGKKKIKRGDHSGKITDVNDDLLADLLADSYTPVVSVPMLGENKDGSVTPVNADADRSAAAIAGALGGELIMLTDVTGIYADPEDPETLIESASTAEELDAVKTAAEGFMTKKVMAATEALEGGAPAVYVADANSDNPVTDALGGTGTTIHRSVLDADEDGPAEVDQ